In the genome of Xanthocytophaga agilis, one region contains:
- a CDS encoding glycosyltransferase family 1 protein: MLCKKIFIDFERMRYPHTGLYHFCSQLGKALLKQIEPSSEHLYLYLPRQEQQIFKSCLFTPIHHNTFHKFYMPSKNQFDLWHSIYQGTNYLPNRIKPPLILTIHDLNFMHDYRLSASKKKEELRKLQVKIDQASYLTVISEFTLKEVKTHLTIGNIPVQVIHNGCNFSSQTVITIPSYIPPANFLFTIGTVVPKKNFHVLPAILTKNNLFLVIAGVNHDIDYKRKIEAEAKKWKVQDRVIFTGSISEEEKSWYYKHCTAFVFPSLAEGFGLPVIEAMYFGKPVFLSSLASLPEIGGNVANYFLNFDPQHMQEVLEKGLHENKSTTRSVEICQRACSFSWEKAAQKYRNIYQTFF, translated from the coding sequence ATGCTTTGTAAAAAAATATTTATTGATTTTGAACGAATGAGATATCCTCATACGGGGCTATATCATTTTTGCTCTCAATTAGGAAAAGCTCTTCTGAAGCAGATTGAGCCTTCTTCTGAGCACCTATATTTGTATTTACCTCGCCAGGAACAACAAATATTTAAATCTTGCTTGTTTACCCCAATACATCATAATACTTTTCACAAATTTTATATGCCATCCAAAAATCAATTTGATCTATGGCATAGTATATATCAAGGAACTAATTATCTACCTAACCGTATAAAACCACCTCTTATCTTAACCATTCATGACCTAAACTTCATGCATGATTATAGATTGTCAGCATCAAAAAAGAAGGAGGAATTACGAAAATTACAGGTTAAGATAGATCAGGCCAGTTATCTGACTGTTATCTCAGAATTTACACTCAAGGAAGTAAAGACTCACCTTACTATAGGAAATATTCCTGTACAGGTTATTCATAATGGTTGCAATTTCTCTTCTCAAACGGTGATAACTATTCCTTCGTATATACCTCCAGCAAACTTCCTATTTACGATTGGGACGGTGGTCCCAAAGAAGAACTTTCATGTATTACCAGCTATTCTAACCAAAAACAATTTATTTCTTGTGATTGCAGGAGTAAACCATGATATAGACTATAAACGAAAAATTGAGGCAGAGGCAAAAAAATGGAAAGTTCAGGATAGAGTTATTTTCACTGGATCTATTTCAGAAGAAGAAAAATCATGGTATTACAAGCATTGTACAGCCTTTGTATTTCCTTCGTTGGCAGAGGGATTTGGATTACCTGTTATTGAAGCAATGTATTTTGGCAAACCGGTATTTTTATCATCTCTGGCATCCTTACCAGAAATAGGTGGTAATGTAGCCAATTATTTCTTAAACTTCGATCCACAACATATGCAGGAGGTACTGGAAAAGGGTCTCCATGAGAATAAGTCTACCACAAGATCAGTAGAAATTTGTCAAAGAGCCTGCTCATTTAGCTGGGAGAAAGCTGCTCAAAAATACAGGAATATATATCAAACCTTTTTTTAA